In one Cytophagales bacterium genomic region, the following are encoded:
- a CDS encoding tetratricopeptide repeat protein, whose amino-acid sequence MNLTIKHIILTFLFIVLFTGFESHAQKEKKSAGKQSEKPNKSPSQEELQLSENYFIDGMKYCMMELYAKALQNFEKAYELNPDNAAINYKIADLLAQDNKYFNALPYAKNAVSLNDQNKYYYELLAEIYERQLNFNEATKVYQKLLKKVPGTEAYLFDLAGVYSQQEKYDDVIKTYNKIEILHGIYEDISKKKQQIYLRNNELNKAIEVGEELINAYPEVTKYKLELAELLISNDKFDEAITLLEKVLSLNPDNPLPRLRLSDIYKAKNNSVELFNQLQIVFQNPKLNIDAKVGILLGYIRLLSNNNIREKVLRLGKTTTEVHPHEAKAFAVYGDLLAICNIKNKAVESYLKAISMDNSHYKIWEQLIILESELNEVDSIIAHSAQALELFPNQAMLWHYNGIGYLLQNDHASAVKSFEQGKKMSANNLELLSMFNSQLGDVYNGLKEYEKSDAAFEEVLKYDGNNSHALNNYSYFLSLRSDKLNIARKHAEKLTIRFPQNPTFLDTYAWVLYKQQQYDEAKKVLERAMTYTKKGIIIEHYGDVLFKLGEKDLAVQQWKKAKESGNTSIFIDKKISDKMLYE is encoded by the coding sequence ATGAACTTAACAATTAAACACATCATATTAACTTTTCTCTTTATAGTTTTATTTACGGGCTTTGAGTCTCATGCCCAGAAGGAGAAAAAATCTGCCGGCAAGCAAAGTGAGAAGCCCAATAAGTCACCTAGCCAGGAAGAGCTTCAACTATCTGAGAATTATTTTATAGATGGTATGAAATATTGCATGATGGAGTTATACGCTAAAGCGCTCCAAAATTTTGAAAAAGCATACGAATTAAATCCGGATAATGCAGCCATTAATTATAAAATAGCGGATCTTTTAGCCCAGGATAATAAATATTTCAATGCGCTGCCTTATGCAAAAAATGCAGTTTCTCTTAATGACCAAAATAAATATTATTACGAGTTGTTAGCAGAAATATACGAAAGACAGTTGAATTTTAATGAAGCCACAAAAGTATATCAAAAATTATTGAAAAAAGTTCCTGGTACAGAAGCATACCTGTTTGATCTTGCCGGTGTTTATTCTCAACAAGAAAAATATGATGATGTCATCAAAACCTACAATAAAATAGAAATATTGCATGGTATTTATGAAGATATAAGCAAAAAAAAGCAGCAGATATATCTTAGGAACAATGAATTAAATAAGGCAATAGAGGTTGGCGAAGAGTTGATAAATGCTTACCCGGAAGTGACAAAATATAAGCTTGAATTGGCAGAACTATTAATATCAAACGATAAATTTGATGAAGCCATTACCTTACTTGAAAAAGTGCTATCATTAAATCCTGATAATCCACTTCCCAGGTTAAGACTTTCTGATATTTATAAAGCCAAAAATAACTCTGTAGAATTATTTAATCAATTACAGATAGTTTTTCAGAATCCTAAATTAAATATAGATGCTAAAGTAGGGATCTTACTGGGCTATATCAGATTATTATCTAATAATAATATCCGGGAAAAAGTGTTGAGATTAGGCAAAACAACTACAGAGGTTCATCCTCACGAAGCGAAAGCATTTGCAGTGTATGGAGACCTGCTGGCTATTTGTAATATAAAGAACAAAGCGGTAGAAAGTTATTTGAAAGCCATTTCAATGGATAATTCGCATTATAAGATATGGGAACAGCTGATCATCCTTGAATCTGAATTAAATGAAGTTGACAGCATCATTGCACATTCAGCACAGGCATTGGAATTATTTCCAAACCAGGCTATGTTGTGGCACTATAATGGTATTGGTTATTTATTACAAAATGATCATGCAAGTGCCGTCAAATCATTTGAACAGGGGAAAAAAATGTCAGCAAATAACTTAGAATTATTAAGCATGTTCAATAGCCAGCTTGGAGATGTATATAACGGGTTGAAAGAATATGAAAAATCAGATGCAGCCTTTGAAGAAGTCTTAAAATATGATGGCAACAATTCACATGCGCTGAATAATTACAGCTATTTCCTTTCATTGAGAAGTGATAAATTAAATATAGCCAGGAAACATGCTGAAAAACTTACTATAAGATTTCCGCAAAACCCCACTTTTCTGGATACTTATGCATGGGTACTTTACAAGCAGCAACAATATGATGAAGCTAAAAAGGTGCTGGAGCGTGCAATGACTTATACTAAAAAAGGTATTATTATTGAACATTATGGTGATGTGCTTTTCAAACTTGGTGAAAAAGACCTGGCAGTTCAACAATGGAAAAAAGCCAAAGAATCAGGTAATACTTCTATTTTCATAGATAAAAAGATTTCTGATAAAATGCTCTACGAATGA
- a CDS encoding nucleotidyltransferase, with the protein MKIIVPMAGIGKRLRPHTLTVPKPLIPIAGKPIVQRMVEDIAKVCSAKIDEVAFVVGNFGKEVEKALINIAKSLNAKGTIYYQQEALGTAHAVLCAKESLNGEVVVAFADTLFKAGFKMDTSKDGNIWVHKVEDPAGFGVVKVNDDNEITEFVEKPETFVSDLVIMGIYYFKDGVYLKNELQYLVDNDIKDKNEYQITSALENMKNKGTKFIPGKVSEWLDCGNKDATIFANQRYLDYIKDTDLIAKSALINNSVIIPPVFIGDNSEINNTVIGPYVSLSSNSKIVDSVIKNSIIQKNTIIKNANISNSMIGNFVNFEGKSLDMSLGDYNSVWVE; encoded by the coding sequence ATGAAAATCATAGTCCCCATGGCAGGCATCGGAAAGCGTTTGCGACCCCACACTTTAACTGTTCCAAAACCGTTGATACCAATAGCAGGAAAGCCAATCGTTCAAAGAATGGTAGAAGATATTGCTAAGGTATGCAGTGCAAAAATTGATGAAGTGGCTTTTGTAGTTGGGAATTTTGGTAAAGAAGTAGAAAAAGCGCTTATTAACATTGCCAAGTCCCTGAATGCAAAAGGAACTATTTACTATCAGCAGGAAGCTTTAGGTACTGCCCATGCAGTATTATGTGCTAAGGAATCCCTTAATGGGGAAGTAGTTGTTGCTTTTGCCGATACCTTGTTTAAAGCCGGCTTTAAGATGGATACTTCAAAGGACGGCAATATCTGGGTTCATAAAGTAGAAGACCCTGCAGGATTTGGTGTTGTGAAAGTCAATGATGACAATGAAATTACTGAGTTTGTAGAAAAACCGGAAACTTTTGTCTCTGATCTTGTAATAATGGGCATCTATTATTTTAAAGATGGCGTTTATTTAAAAAATGAATTACAATATTTAGTTGACAATGACATAAAAGACAAAAACGAATACCAGATCACCAGCGCGCTTGAGAATATGAAAAATAAGGGCACAAAATTTATCCCCGGTAAGGTTTCAGAGTGGTTGGATTGTGGTAACAAAGATGCAACTATATTTGCAAACCAACGTTATTTAGATTATATAAAAGACACTGATCTGATAGCTAAAAGCGCCCTTATTAACAATTCAGTAATTATTCCGCCTGTATTTATTGGTGACAATTCAGAGATAAATAATACAGTGATTGGACCTTATGTTTCTCTAAGCAGTAATTCAAAAATAGTTGACAGTGTCATAAAAAATTCGATCATTCAAAAAAATACTATAATTAAAAATGCTAATATTTCAAACTCTATGATTGGTAATTTTGTTAATTTTGAAGGAAAAAGTTTGGATATGAGTTTGGGAGATTATAATTCGGTATGGGTAGAATAA
- a CDS encoding dUTP diphosphatase: protein MLKLNIINRSKHPLPSYETDSAAGMDLRANLEDPVEIKPLERALIPTGLYIELPKGYEAQIRPRSGLAFKHGISLLNSPGTIDADYRGEIKIILVNLSNETYTVNDGERIAQMIIAKHEKVSWDETLELAATTREGGGFGSTGIK from the coding sequence ATGCTAAAACTCAACATCATAAACCGTTCAAAACATCCTTTACCCTCTTATGAAACAGACAGTGCAGCAGGGATGGACCTGAGGGCAAATTTGGAAGACCCCGTAGAAATCAAGCCATTGGAAAGGGCTTTGATACCAACGGGGCTGTATATTGAATTGCCTAAAGGTTATGAAGCACAAATAAGGCCCAGAAGCGGGCTTGCCTTTAAACATGGCATTTCATTATTAAATAGCCCGGGTACCATTGATGCCGATTATAGAGGTGAGATCAAAATCATACTGGTTAACCTTTCAAATGAAACTTATACTGTAAATGATGGTGAGCGAATAGCACAGATGATCATTGCAAAGCATGAAAAAGTATCCTGGGACGAAACCCTGGAACTGGCTGCTACTACCAGGGAAGGGGGCGGGTTTGGCAGTACGGGAATTAAATAA
- a CDS encoding oligosaccharide flippase family protein, with protein MNHPSPLKALAGQTAIYGISSIGGRALNWLLVPFYTAIFSASQYGVVTELYAYVAFLNIVFIYGMETAFFRFTNELNRSTQYNITLTSILLTSLLLSGLIILFSSPIAQALDYPDKQSFIIWLALILAIDAVVAIPFAKLRLEKKAVQFVTARLINIALNIGLNLFFLVFCKDVYDGNYLPSLKPVILKIYSPEIGVGYVFLSNLIANAMLIIILWRSFVSFRIQLNWQKLKPILIYAWPLLFMGLAGMVNEMIDRILLKQVLPEGFYPGKDNLAALGIYGACYKLSIFMTLGIQTFRYAAEPFFFSEAKNKNAPELFAEVMNWFVIACCIIFVIISVNLELFLLLLRQAEYREGGLVIPVLLLANLFLGIYYNLSVWYKLKDKTYYGMYISIGGAVITIFLNLALIPFWGYMGCAVATLICYFLMAAACYFYGKKHLPVPYNLKSGFGYILGAVLLVVIALKVSFVGNLSDHLFHNFLILVYLVVVWFTLRPKFFRKKG; from the coding sequence ATCAACCATCCTTCCCCACTAAAAGCCCTCGCTGGCCAAACAGCAATATACGGCATCAGCAGCATTGGAGGCAGAGCCCTCAACTGGCTGCTTGTGCCTTTTTATACCGCTATTTTCTCAGCCTCACAATACGGGGTTGTTACTGAACTCTACGCTTATGTGGCATTTCTGAATATTGTTTTTATTTATGGAATGGAGACTGCTTTCTTTCGGTTTACCAATGAATTGAACCGTTCAACACAATACAACATTACATTAACTTCTATCCTGCTTACCAGTCTGTTATTATCGGGTCTCATCATCCTTTTTTCATCACCAATTGCCCAGGCTTTGGATTATCCTGACAAGCAGTCTTTTATCATCTGGCTTGCTTTGATACTGGCTATTGATGCTGTTGTTGCCATTCCTTTTGCAAAGTTGAGACTTGAAAAAAAGGCAGTGCAGTTTGTTACTGCAAGGCTGATAAATATTGCATTGAACATCGGGCTGAATTTATTTTTCCTGGTCTTTTGTAAAGATGTATATGATGGGAATTATCTCCCATCCCTAAAACCGGTCATTCTAAAGATATATTCACCTGAAATTGGAGTAGGCTATGTGTTTCTTTCAAATCTCATAGCCAATGCAATGCTCATTATCATACTTTGGAGGTCCTTCGTTTCATTCAGAATTCAGCTCAACTGGCAAAAGCTCAAACCGATACTAATATATGCCTGGCCGCTCCTTTTTATGGGACTGGCAGGTATGGTAAACGAGATGATAGATAGGATTTTGCTAAAACAGGTGTTGCCGGAGGGCTTTTATCCGGGCAAAGATAACTTAGCTGCACTGGGTATCTATGGGGCGTGCTACAAGCTATCTATTTTTATGACCCTGGGCATCCAGACATTCAGGTATGCGGCAGAGCCTTTTTTCTTTTCAGAAGCAAAGAACAAGAACGCTCCGGAATTGTTTGCCGAAGTTATGAATTGGTTTGTGATCGCATGCTGTATAATTTTCGTGATCATAAGCGTGAACCTGGAGCTGTTCCTGCTGCTTTTAAGGCAGGCTGAGTACAGGGAAGGAGGATTGGTTATTCCTGTTTTATTACTGGCAAATCTTTTTCTTGGGATTTATTACAATCTTTCCGTATGGTATAAATTAAAAGACAAGACATATTACGGCATGTACATCAGTATCGGAGGCGCTGTGATAACCATTTTCCTTAACCTGGCATTAATACCTTTTTGGGGATATATGGGATGCGCTGTTGCTACATTAATATGCTATTTTTTGATGGCTGCTGCCTGTTATTTCTACGGAAAAAAACATCTTCCTGTTCCATATAATTTAAAATCGGGCTTTGGCTATATCCTGGGGGCGGTTTTGCTGGTAGTGATTGCATTGAAAGTTTCGTTTGTAGGTAACCTGAGTGATCATCTGTTCCATAATTTCCTGATTTTGGTTTACCTTGTTGTGGTATGGTTTACATTAAGACCAAAATTCTTTAGAAAAAAGGGATAA
- a CDS encoding type II toxin-antitoxin system RelE/ParE family toxin — translation MIHNPKIIKLPKVEKFVESLEQKEQKKVDFNFKKTEAGLKGEWFKKMTGTDDIWEFRTFYNKKYIRILAFWDTKDKENPYIISTNGFIKKTNTSPKTEIDKSENIKNEYFQKLLI, via the coding sequence ATGATTCATAACCCTAAGATAATAAAATTACCTAAAGTTGAAAAATTTGTAGAAAGTTTAGAACAAAAGGAACAAAAGAAAGTAGATTTTAATTTTAAAAAAACTGAGGCTGGATTAAAAGGAGAATGGTTTAAAAAAATGACAGGTACAGACGATATATGGGAATTTAGAACATTTTATAATAAAAAATATATTCGTATTTTGGCATTTTGGGATACAAAAGATAAAGAGAATCCCTACATTATTTCAACAAACGGCTTTATAAAAAAAACGAATACTTCACCAAAAACTGAAATTGATAAATCTGAAAATATTAAGAATGAATATTTTCAGAAACTTTTAATTTAG
- a CDS encoding helix-turn-helix transcriptional regulator yields MKYSNIKNRRAAVLKSMGAITFEESLDKHYGKIGTSNRDEFELESKLEIIGEILKQARKSQNLTQEKIAQSMGIDKTNISKIENNVKRQRIDTILRFVNALDARMSIKIKLNGEHNEFEMVF; encoded by the coding sequence ATGAAATATTCAAATATAAAAAACCGCAGAGCGGCTGTCCTTAAAAGTATGGGAGCTATAACTTTCGAAGAATCACTGGATAAACATTACGGCAAAATTGGAACCTCCAATCGAGATGAATTTGAACTAGAATCAAAGCTTGAGATAATAGGAGAGATCCTTAAACAGGCAAGAAAGTCACAAAACCTGACACAGGAAAAAATTGCTCAAAGTATGGGTATAGACAAGACTAATATCTCAAAAATTGAAAATAACGTAAAAAGACAGCGCATTGATACTATATTAAGGTTTGTTAATGCTTTAGATGCGCGTATGTCTATTAAGATAAAGTTAAACGGTGAGCATAACGAATTCGAAATGGTTTTTTAA
- a CDS encoding enoyl-CoA hydratase produces MGNFKNLKTKNTDGIFTITISRPEKMNALNVETVEEIRMAMQSAYDENEIKGVIITGEGDKAFIAGADISEIAGLNEANGRKFSENGQEVFAMIENCKVPVIAAVNGYALGGGCELAMACHMRVASDNAKFGQPEVGLGIIPGYGGTQRLTQLVGKGKANELMMTGDMISADLAKELGLVNYVTSKDELIPKCEDILKKIFSKAPLAVGLVIDCVNAVFDGEVNGYQMEVDSFSRCCGSEDINEGTRAFLEKRKAEFKGK; encoded by the coding sequence ATGGGAAATTTTAAAAACTTAAAAACAAAAAACACTGATGGGATATTTACTATCACAATATCCCGTCCGGAAAAAATGAATGCCCTGAACGTAGAAACGGTGGAAGAAATTCGCATGGCAATGCAAAGCGCCTATGATGAAAACGAAATAAAAGGCGTGATCATAACGGGTGAAGGTGATAAGGCATTTATTGCAGGCGCAGATATAAGCGAAATTGCAGGATTGAATGAAGCAAATGGAAGAAAGTTTTCTGAAAACGGGCAGGAAGTTTTTGCTATGATAGAAAATTGCAAAGTACCCGTTATCGCTGCGGTAAACGGATATGCGCTGGGTGGGGGTTGCGAATTGGCTATGGCTTGCCATATGAGGGTAGCATCAGACAATGCCAAATTTGGCCAGCCGGAAGTGGGGCTGGGTATCATCCCTGGTTACGGAGGCACTCAACGGCTCACACAGCTTGTCGGCAAAGGCAAGGCGAATGAATTGATGATGACAGGAGACATGATATCGGCAGACCTGGCTAAAGAGTTGGGTCTTGTGAATTACGTAACTTCAAAGGATGAATTAATACCAAAATGTGAAGATATACTAAAAAAGATATTTTCAAAAGCTCCCCTGGCAGTTGGATTGGTGATAGATTGTGTCAATGCCGTATTTGATGGTGAAGTTAATGGTTACCAAATGGAGGTTGATTCATTCAGCCGTTGCTGCGGGTCAGAGGATATCAATGAAGGTACGAGGGCGTTTTTGGAGAAGAGGAAGGCGGAGTTTAAGGGGAAGTGA
- a CDS encoding rhomboid family intramembrane serine protease: MNGFSNDIKNAFRLPDNGLIQLILINVIVFVALLILKVFLVLSGSEQIYALIIEQLTLPSSLNKLIYRPWSVITYFFIHEGFLHILWNMLILYWFGKLIKDFLGNKHLVNLYIIGGLTGGVLYILAYNLLPYFQDQVERAVLLGASAGVFAVVVGAATYMPNYTFFLLFIGPVRIFYIAAFVILISIAGTIQDNAGGNIAHLGGALIGYIFIRQLQKGNNLGKPITSILEGFKSFFTREAKIKVTHTKKSSKKTTRSDSDQTEIDAILDKISESGYEKLTKEEKQKLFNASRKK; encoded by the coding sequence ATGAACGGTTTTTCAAACGATATTAAAAATGCTTTCAGACTGCCGGATAATGGATTGATTCAGTTGATACTGATCAATGTGATCGTTTTTGTTGCGCTTTTGATCTTAAAGGTATTTCTGGTTCTTTCCGGGTCAGAACAAATTTATGCACTAATTATTGAACAGCTTACGCTCCCTTCTTCTTTAAATAAATTGATCTACAGACCATGGTCTGTAATAACCTACTTTTTTATACATGAAGGATTTTTGCATATCTTATGGAATATGTTAATACTATATTGGTTTGGAAAACTTATTAAAGATTTCCTTGGCAATAAGCATCTGGTCAATCTTTATATTATAGGTGGATTAACCGGGGGTGTTCTTTATATCTTAGCTTACAATTTGCTCCCTTATTTTCAAGATCAGGTTGAAAGAGCTGTTTTGTTGGGAGCTTCAGCAGGCGTTTTTGCAGTTGTTGTTGGTGCAGCCACATACATGCCCAATTATACCTTCTTTTTACTTTTTATAGGCCCGGTTCGGATATTTTATATCGCGGCATTTGTTATACTAATCTCTATTGCCGGGACTATTCAAGATAATGCAGGAGGCAATATAGCCCACCTTGGTGGCGCTTTAATTGGATATATTTTTATTAGACAACTTCAAAAGGGCAATAATTTAGGTAAACCCATCACTTCTATCCTGGAAGGGTTCAAAAGCTTCTTTACGCGTGAAGCTAAAATTAAGGTGACCCATACCAAAAAAAGCAGCAAAAAAACTACAAGAAGTGATTCGGACCAGACAGAAATAGATGCCATCCTTGATAAAATATCGGAATCAGGATATGAGAAACTTACCAAAGAAGAGAAGCAGAAGTTGTTTAATGCAAGCCGGAAGAAATAG
- a CDS encoding rhomboid family intramembrane serine protease, producing MNNFLGNIPGVVKNLLIINILMFVVTFIFEQLHIDLNRILGLYYFDSPGFKPFQIITYMFMHGGLFHILFNMYALWMFGSVLENVWGPKRFLIYYMITGVGAGLIQILVAHIRLILLYDTIPPELLDEVLNNGYQILQNNQNFIDPIAAKINLIINTTVVGASGAVFGLLLANGMLFPNNSIFLMFPPISLKMKYFVLIYGGIELWMGISNYGDNIAHFAHLGGMLFGFILIKYWQKQGGSFY from the coding sequence ATGAATAATTTTTTAGGAAACATACCAGGTGTCGTAAAAAACCTGTTGATCATTAATATTTTAATGTTTGTGGTAACATTTATATTCGAACAACTGCACATAGATCTGAACCGAATTTTAGGGCTTTATTATTTTGATTCACCTGGGTTTAAACCTTTCCAGATCATAACCTACATGTTTATGCATGGCGGGTTGTTCCATATTTTATTTAATATGTATGCTTTATGGATGTTTGGAAGTGTATTGGAAAATGTATGGGGGCCCAAAAGGTTTTTAATTTATTACATGATTACCGGAGTTGGAGCCGGTTTGATTCAAATACTTGTAGCGCATATCAGATTAATTCTACTTTATGATACTATACCTCCGGAACTTTTAGATGAAGTGTTAAATAATGGTTATCAAATACTCCAGAACAATCAAAATTTTATTGACCCTATTGCCGCAAAAATAAATTTAATAATAAATACTACTGTAGTTGGAGCTTCAGGAGCAGTTTTTGGTTTACTATTGGCCAATGGTATGCTTTTTCCTAATAATTCTATTTTTTTGATGTTTCCTCCAATTTCTTTAAAAATGAAATATTTTGTATTAATATATGGCGGAATTGAATTGTGGATGGGAATTAGTAATTACGGTGACAACATAGCTCATTTTGCTCACTTGGGTGGTATGCTATTTGGGTTTATTTTGATCAAATACTGGCAAAAACAGGGAGGGTCTTTTTATTAG
- the mutL gene encoding DNA mismatch repair endonuclease MutL: MPDKIHLLPDSIANQIAAGEVVQRPASVVKELLENSVDACLPNIGQKDGRPAGSKKIQLIVKDAGKTLIQVIDDGMGMSETDARMCFERHATSKISNTDDLFRVRTLGFRGEALASIAAVAQVELRSKLRPGPDLSEEGTELGTLIKVEASETKSQEPVPCSAGTSITVKNLFYNVPARRNFLKSNPVEMRHILDEFQRIAIAYPGLSFTMYQNDMELFQLASGKLSQRIVSIFGDQYKKQLAPCQEKTTLTNITGYIGKPEFTKKTRGEQFFYVNKRFIRHPYLHHAVMNAYEELITKDRFPFYVLFIEIDPVHVDINVHPTKTEIKFDDEKTIYAFVRSAVKRSLGVHNITPSIDYSVDVNYKKSTRLVSQQEELNKSDIEYTRQQFRPSPPKSPQRGDFPTTLPKGKGAGKSDGIVPPLGRTMSSGHRASIAGGRGAVDLGGASSSSFTLPSAVNTDIAVEKDFLSSDESTAFQIHNSYIITQVKSGMMIIDQHAAHQRILYEKYLTMLQNRFGASQQFLFPQTIELSPPDFELVTELKEEIHALGFVFSYFGKNSIVVNGVPADILPGSEKDLFEGLIEQYKKYKTDLKLETRENLSRSLAKRSAMKHGTKLTATEMNTVINQLFTCKTPAYTPNGDFTLIILGLDKINEYFVKKSSY, encoded by the coding sequence ATGCCTGACAAAATCCATTTATTACCCGACTCAATAGCCAACCAGATCGCTGCCGGTGAAGTGGTGCAGCGGCCTGCTTCTGTGGTAAAAGAACTGCTGGAAAATTCTGTGGACGCCTGCCTGCCAAACATAGGGCAAAAGGACGGCAGGCCGGCCGGTAGCAAAAAAATTCAGCTCATCGTTAAAGATGCCGGCAAAACCTTAATACAGGTAATTGATGATGGCATGGGCATGAGTGAAACCGATGCCAGGATGTGCTTTGAAAGGCATGCTACTTCAAAAATCTCCAACACAGATGACCTGTTTAGAGTCCGGACATTAGGTTTTAGAGGGGAAGCCTTAGCCTCAATAGCGGCAGTAGCGCAGGTAGAACTGCGCTCAAAACTCCGTCCAGGACCCGATTTATCAGAGGAAGGAACTGAGTTAGGAACGTTAATTAAGGTTGAAGCTTCAGAGACCAAATCCCAGGAACCTGTCCCCTGCTCTGCGGGTACATCAATCACTGTTAAGAATCTTTTCTATAACGTTCCGGCACGGAGGAATTTTTTGAAATCAAATCCTGTTGAGATGCGCCACATATTGGATGAGTTTCAACGAATTGCAATCGCCTATCCAGGTCTGTCCTTTACAATGTATCAAAATGATATGGAGCTTTTTCAGCTTGCTTCCGGCAAACTCAGCCAACGCATTGTATCAATTTTCGGTGACCAATATAAAAAGCAATTAGCGCCATGCCAGGAAAAAACCACCTTAACAAATATCACAGGCTATATCGGTAAACCTGAATTTACCAAAAAAACACGCGGTGAGCAATTCTTCTATGTGAACAAGAGATTCATAAGACACCCCTACTTGCACCACGCGGTGATGAATGCTTATGAGGAGCTCATTACAAAAGACAGGTTCCCGTTTTATGTTTTGTTCATAGAAATTGACCCAGTGCATGTTGACATAAATGTGCATCCTACTAAAACAGAGATCAAGTTTGATGACGAAAAAACGATTTATGCCTTTGTGAGATCTGCTGTAAAAAGATCTCTGGGAGTTCATAATATCACCCCTTCAATAGATTATTCTGTTGATGTGAACTATAAGAAGTCTACGAGGTTAGTATCACAACAAGAAGAACTGAACAAATCTGATATAGAATATACAAGACAACAATTCAGGCCCAGCCCCCCTAAATCCCCCCAAAGGGGGGACTTTCCCACCACACTTCCCAAAGGGAAAGGGGCTGGCAAAAGCGATGGAATAGTCCCCCCTTTGGGGAGGACGATGTCCAGTGGACATCGGGCCAGCATTGCGGGAGGTAGGGGGGCTGTGGATTTAGGGGGGGCTTCTTCTTCTTCTTTCACCTTACCAAGCGCTGTCAACACTGATATAGCGGTTGAAAAAGACTTTTTGTCTTCTGACGAAAGTACAGCATTTCAAATTCACAACAGTTATATAATCACTCAGGTAAAATCAGGAATGATGATCATTGATCAGCACGCTGCCCACCAGCGTATCCTATATGAAAAATACCTGACCATGCTACAAAATAGATTCGGTGCTTCCCAACAGTTTCTTTTTCCTCAAACTATTGAATTAAGCCCTCCGGATTTTGAACTGGTTACGGAGTTAAAAGAAGAGATCCATGCATTAGGGTTTGTATTCTCTTACTTTGGGAAAAATTCCATTGTAGTAAATGGCGTTCCTGCTGATATACTACCAGGCAGTGAGAAAGATCTGTTTGAAGGGCTTATTGAGCAGTACAAAAAATACAAAACTGATCTAAAGCTTGAAACAAGGGAGAACCTGTCCCGGTCTCTGGCTAAAAGATCGGCTATGAAACACGGGACAAAATTAACCGCTACGGAAATGAACACCGTGATCAACCAGCTTTTTACGTGTAAAACACCCGCTTATACGCCCAATGGGGATTTTACATTGATTATTTTGGGGTTGGATAAAATTAATGAATATTTTGTAAAAAAAAGTAGTTATTAG